A single window of Malus sylvestris chromosome 5, drMalSylv7.2, whole genome shotgun sequence DNA harbors:
- the LOC126622904 gene encoding S-protein homolog 19-like, translated as MAASSSSLIRNSAFLLVLTFLVTVTSTTRYVGARHIDVKLTNDLGAGLNLTVHCKSIEDLGVHVLPYNGFYNFTMDLSFFEVPPHYCEFKWKNVTYPWFLIYEQSRDWNLCRNYCPWSIKQQRLCMRTNKSGAAKERCYTWGS; from the coding sequence atggctgcttcttcttcttcactcaTCCGAAACAGTGCATTTCTCTTGGTTCTGACATTTCTTGTAACTGTGACCAGCACAACTAGATATGTTGGTGCACGGCATATTGATGTGAAACTGACAAATGATTTGGGTGCAGGTCTCAACCTCACTGTTCATTGCAAATCCATAGAAGATCTTGGTGTTCATGTCTTGCCTTACAACGGATTCTACAATTTCACTATGGATCTATCATTTTTTGAAGTTCCACCACACTACTGCGAATTTAAATGGAAAAATGTTACTTATCCGTGGTTCCTAATATACGAACAATCTAGAGATTGGAATTTATGTCGAAATTATTGTCCTTGGAGCATAAAACAACAACGCCTGTGCATGAGAACCAACAAGAGCGGGGCTGCAAAAGAGCGTTGCTACACTTGGGGTTCCTAA